A window of Leptotrichia wadei contains these coding sequences:
- the rpsS gene encoding 30S ribosomal protein S19, whose translation MARSLKKGPFVDAYLLEKIEALGGKKQVIKTWSRRSTIFPEFIGHTFAVYNGKKHIPVYITEEMVGHKLGEFAPTRTFYGHGKDAKKAK comes from the coding sequence ATGGCTCGTTCATTAAAAAAAGGACCTTTCGTCGATGCATATTTATTAGAAAAAATAGAAGCATTGGGAGGTAAAAAACAAGTTATCAAAACATGGTCTAGAAGATCAACTATATTCCCTGAATTTATTGGGCATACTTTTGCTGTATATAACGGTAAAAAACATATACCTGTATATATAACTGAGGAAATGGTTGGACATAAATTAGGCGAATTTGCACCAACTAGAACTTTCTATGGACATGGAAAAGATGCTAAAAAGGCTAAATAA
- the tuf gene encoding elongation factor Tu, with translation MAKAKFERSKPHVNIGTIGHVDHGKTTTTAAISKVLSEKGLAEKVDFENIDQAPEERERGITINTAHIEYETEKRHYAHVDCPGHADYVKNMITGAAQMDGAILVVSAADGPMPQTREHILLARQVGVPYIVVYLNKVDMVDDEELLELVEMEVRELLNEYGFPGDDVPVIKGSSLGALNGEQKWIDAIVELMDAVDEYIPTPERPIDQPFLMPIEDVFTITGRGTVVTGRVERGVVKVGEEVEIVGIKPTSKTTVTGVEMFRKLLDSGQAGDNIGALLRGTKKEEVERGQVLAKPGTITPHTGFKSEVYVLTKDEGGRHTPFFTGYKPQFYFRTTDITGEVNLPEGVEMVMPGDNIEMTVELIHPIAMEEGLRFAIREGGRTVASGVVATITK, from the coding sequence ATGGCAAAAGCTAAATTCGAGAGAAGTAAACCACACGTAAACATAGGAACAATTGGTCACGTTGACCATGGAAAGACAACAACAACAGCAGCAATTTCAAAAGTATTGTCTGAAAAAGGGCTAGCTGAAAAAGTTGATTTTGAAAACATCGACCAAGCTCCTGAAGAAAGAGAAAGAGGGATTACAATTAACACAGCTCACATTGAGTATGAAACAGAAAAAAGACACTACGCTCACGTAGACTGTCCAGGACATGCTGACTATGTAAAAAATATGATTACAGGAGCAGCTCAAATGGATGGAGCAATCCTAGTAGTATCAGCAGCTGACGGTCCAATGCCTCAAACAAGGGAACACATCTTGCTTGCAAGACAAGTAGGAGTACCTTACATCGTAGTATACTTGAACAAAGTAGACATGGTAGATGACGAAGAATTATTAGAATTAGTAGAAATGGAAGTAAGAGAATTATTAAACGAATACGGATTCCCGGGAGATGACGTACCAGTAATCAAAGGATCTTCATTAGGAGCATTAAATGGAGAACAAAAATGGATAGATGCAATTGTAGAACTGATGGATGCAGTGGATGAATATATTCCAACACCAGAAAGACCAATTGACCAACCATTCCTTATGCCAATTGAAGATGTGTTCACAATTACAGGAAGAGGAACAGTAGTAACAGGAAGAGTAGAAAGAGGAGTAGTAAAAGTTGGGGAAGAAGTAGAAATCGTAGGAATCAAGCCGACTTCAAAAACAACAGTAACAGGAGTAGAAATGTTCAGAAAATTATTGGATTCAGGACAAGCTGGAGATAATATAGGAGCATTGTTAAGAGGAACTAAGAAAGAAGAAGTGGAAAGAGGGCAAGTACTTGCAAAACCAGGAACAATCACTCCACATACAGGATTCAAGTCAGAAGTATACGTACTTACAAAAGATGAAGGAGGAAGACATACTCCATTCTTTACAGGATACAAGCCACAATTCTATTTCAGAACAACTGACATTACAGGAGAAGTAAACTTGCCAGAAGGTGTAGAAATGGTAATGCCTGGAGATAACATTGAAATGACAGTAGAACTGATTCACCCAATTGCAATGGAAGAAGGATTAAGATTTGCGATAAGAGAAGGTGGAAGAACAGTAGCTTCAGGAGTAGTTGCAACTATTACTAAATAG
- the rpsC gene encoding 30S ribosomal protein S3, translated as MGQKVDPRGIRLGITRTWDSKWFAEGKEYVDNFHEDLKIKKYIKKNYYHAGISSIQIERTSPTEVAVIIETGKAGILIGRKGQEIEALKVKLEKLTGKRVQIKVQEIKNPNKDAQLVAESIATAIEKRVAYKRAVQQAIQRAEKAGIKGIKVMVSGRLNGAEIARSEWTLSGRVPLHTLRADVDYATATAHTTYGALGLKVWIFNGEVLSTTKEGENE; from the coding sequence GTGGGACAAAAAGTAGATCCTAGGGGGATAAGATTAGGAATCACAAGAACTTGGGATTCAAAATGGTTCGCTGAGGGGAAAGAATACGTAGATAATTTTCATGAAGATTTAAAAATAAAAAAATATATTAAGAAAAACTATTACCATGCAGGGATTTCTTCTATTCAGATAGAAAGAACATCGCCTACAGAAGTAGCAGTTATTATAGAAACTGGAAAAGCTGGAATTTTAATTGGTAGAAAAGGTCAAGAAATCGAAGCTTTAAAAGTAAAATTGGAAAAATTGACTGGTAAAAGAGTTCAAATTAAAGTACAAGAAATCAAAAATCCTAATAAGGATGCTCAATTAGTAGCAGAAAGCATTGCAACAGCAATTGAAAAAAGGGTTGCTTATAAAAGAGCAGTTCAACAAGCTATTCAAAGAGCAGAAAAAGCTGGGATTAAAGGAATTAAAGTTATGGTATCGGGAAGATTGAATGGTGCCGAAATTGCGAGAAGTGAATGGACACTTTCAGGAAGAGTACCACTACATACTTTAAGAGCAGATGTTGATTATGCAACAGCTACTGCACACACTACATACGGTGCTTTAGGATTAAAAGTATGGATATTTAATGGTGAAGTTCTTTCTACTACAAAGGAAGGAGAAAACGAATAA
- the rpmC gene encoding 50S ribosomal protein L29, with protein sequence MTINEIRELSLEELEVKVNELKQELFNLKFQKTLGQLQNTAKIRDVKRTIARLKTVVTEKTGK encoded by the coding sequence ATGACAATTAACGAAATTAGAGAATTATCATTGGAAGAATTGGAAGTTAAAGTAAATGAATTGAAACAAGAATTATTTAATTTAAAATTTCAAAAAACTCTTGGACAATTACAAAACACTGCTAAAATACGAGATGTTAAAAGAACAATAGCAAGATTAAAAACTGTTGTAACTGAAAAAACTGGTAAATAG
- the rpsG gene encoding 30S ribosomal protein S7 has product MSRRRRAERRDVLPDSQFNDKVVTKFINGLMKDGKKSLAEHIFYSALQQITEETQEEGIEVFRRAMENVRPQLEVRSRRIGGATYQVPVEVRKERQQTLAIRWLVRYTRERKEYGMVAKLKKELIAAANNEGGSIKKKEDTYKMAEANRAFAHYKW; this is encoded by the coding sequence GTGTCAAGAAGAAGAAGAGCGGAAAGAAGAGATGTATTACCAGATTCTCAATTTAACGATAAAGTAGTAACTAAATTCATTAATGGATTAATGAAAGACGGAAAAAAATCATTAGCTGAGCATATTTTTTATTCAGCATTACAACAAATAACTGAAGAAACTCAAGAAGAAGGAATTGAAGTGTTCAGAAGAGCAATGGAAAACGTAAGACCTCAATTAGAAGTAAGATCTAGAAGAATCGGAGGGGCAACTTATCAAGTACCAGTTGAAGTAAGAAAAGAAAGACAACAAACTTTAGCAATCAGATGGCTAGTTAGATATACAAGAGAAAGAAAAGAATACGGAATGGTTGCTAAACTAAAAAAAGAATTAATTGCTGCTGCCAATAACGAAGGTGGATCAATTAAGAAAAAAGAAGATACATATAAAATGGCTGAAGCAAATAGAGCGTTCGCACATTATAAATGGTAA
- the rplC gene encoding 50S ribosomal protein L3: MILGKKIGMTQIFEDEKLIPVTVIEAGTNFITQIKTEEKEGYNAITLAYGDKKEKNTTKPLLGVFKKAGVTPKRFLKEFKVANPADFTLGQEIKVDVLEGIEFVDISGTSKGKGTAGVMKRHNFGGNRASHGVSRNHRLGGSNAGGAASNSNVPKGKKMAGRLGAEKVTVQNLQVIKFDVENSLLLVKGAVPGPKNGFLVIKKSVKKY; the protein is encoded by the coding sequence ATGATATTAGGTAAAAAAATCGGAATGACACAAATTTTTGAAGATGAAAAATTAATTCCAGTTACAGTAATCGAAGCAGGAACTAACTTCATTACACAAATTAAAACAGAAGAAAAAGAAGGATATAACGCTATCACATTAGCTTATGGAGATAAAAAAGAAAAAAATACTACTAAACCACTATTAGGTGTATTTAAAAAAGCAGGAGTTACTCCAAAAAGATTTCTTAAGGAATTTAAAGTAGCTAATCCAGCTGACTTTACATTGGGACAAGAAATTAAAGTAGATGTATTAGAAGGTATCGAATTCGTTGATATTTCTGGGACTTCAAAAGGTAAAGGGACTGCAGGAGTTATGAAAAGACATAACTTTGGTGGAAACAGAGCTTCACACGGGGTTTCAAGAAACCATAGACTTGGAGGTTCTAACGCAGGAGGAGCTGCATCAAACAGTAATGTACCTAAAGGTAAAAAAATGGCTGGAAGATTGGGAGCTGAAAAAGTAACAGTTCAAAACTTGCAAGTTATTAAATTTGATGTAGAAAACAGTCTTTTGTTAGTAAAAGGTGCTGTTCCAGGACCAAAAAATGGGTTCTTAGTAATCAAAAAATCGGTAAAAAAATATTAA
- the rplV gene encoding 50S ribosomal protein L22, whose translation MAVVAKLKYQRLSPQKARLVADIVRGKNALQALNILKFTNKKAALYIEKTLRSAIANAEHNNNMDPDKLFVSKILIDKGPVLKRISPRAMGRADIIRKPTAHITVEVDEKVD comes from the coding sequence ATGGCAGTTGTAGCTAAATTGAAATACCAAAGATTAAGCCCTCAAAAAGCAAGATTAGTTGCTGATATTGTAAGAGGGAAAAACGCATTACAAGCATTGAATATACTGAAATTTACAAACAAAAAAGCAGCATTATATATAGAAAAAACATTAAGATCAGCAATTGCAAATGCTGAACACAATAATAATATGGATCCTGATAAATTATTTGTTTCAAAAATATTAATTGATAAAGGACCAGTATTAAAGAGAATCAGCCCAAGAGCAATGGGAAGAGCTGATATTATCAGAAAACCAACAGCTCACATCACAGTAGAAGTTGATGAAAAAGTAGATTAA
- the rpsJ gene encoding 30S ribosomal protein S10 translates to MDKIRIYLQSYDHKLLDQSAKKIAEVAKKNGSELAGPLPLPTKIKKYTVLRSVHVNKDSREQFEMRIHRRFVEIKNSSQQIVNALASLNLPSGVGVEIKQS, encoded by the coding sequence TTGGATAAAATAAGAATATATTTACAATCTTATGATCATAAATTGTTAGATCAATCTGCTAAAAAAATTGCAGAAGTAGCTAAGAAAAATGGTTCAGAATTAGCAGGACCACTTCCATTACCTACAAAAATTAAAAAATATACAGTTTTAAGATCAGTTCACGTAAATAAAGATTCAAGAGAACAATTTGAAATGAGAATTCACAGAAGATTTGTAGAAATTAAAAATTCTAGTCAACAAATCGTAAATGCATTAGCATCATTAAACTTACCATCAGGTGTGGGAGTTGAAATTAAGCAATCGTAA
- the rpsQ gene encoding 30S ribosomal protein S17: protein MENKRNERKVREGIVVSNKMDKTVVVLEETMKLHKLYKKRVKTSKKYKAHDENNECGIGDRVQIMETRPLSKDKRWRVVTILERAK from the coding sequence GTGGAAAATAAAAGAAACGAAAGAAAAGTAAGAGAAGGAATCGTTGTTTCAAATAAAATGGATAAAACTGTAGTTGTTCTTGAGGAAACAATGAAATTACACAAACTTTATAAAAAAAGAGTAAAAACTTCTAAAAAATATAAAGCACACGATGAAAACAATGAATGTGGAATCGGAGATAGAGTGCAAATCATGGAAACTAGACCATTAAGTAAAGATAAAAGATGGAGAGTTGTTACAATCTTAGAAAGAGCTAAATAG
- the rplD gene encoding 50S ribosomal protein L4, translating into MPVLNIYKLDGSQAGTVEVNNEIFGIEPNKHVMHEVLVAELAEARQGSASTKTRAEVRGGGRKPFRQKGTGRARQGSTRAPHMVGGGVVHGPKPRNYAKKVNKKVRILALRSALAQKISEGNVIVLDDFALETPKTKTFVEFAKTLNFNGAKQLYITNDDTDTVDRDYFLYLSTRNIEKVAAINTRDLSVYWLIKQDKVVLTKEALATIEEVLA; encoded by the coding sequence ATGCCAGTTTTAAATATATATAAATTAGACGGTTCACAAGCAGGAACTGTGGAAGTAAATAACGAAATTTTTGGAATTGAACCAAATAAACACGTAATGCACGAAGTTTTAGTAGCAGAATTAGCTGAAGCAAGACAAGGATCAGCTTCAACAAAAACAAGAGCAGAAGTAAGAGGTGGAGGAAGAAAACCTTTTAGACAAAAAGGAACAGGTAGAGCAAGACAAGGTTCTACAAGAGCGCCACACATGGTAGGTGGAGGAGTTGTTCACGGACCAAAACCTAGAAATTATGCTAAAAAAGTAAATAAAAAAGTTAGAATATTAGCTTTAAGATCAGCTTTAGCTCAAAAAATTAGTGAAGGAAATGTAATCGTATTAGATGATTTTGCTTTAGAAACACCAAAAACAAAAACATTTGTTGAGTTTGCAAAAACATTAAATTTTAATGGAGCGAAACAATTATATATAACAAATGACGATACTGATACTGTAGATAGAGATTACTTCTTATACTTATCTACTAGAAATATTGAAAAAGTTGCAGCAATTAATACAAGAGATTTAAGCGTTTACTGGTTAATCAAACAAGATAAAGTAGTCTTAACTAAAGAAGCTCTTGCAACTATCGAGGAGGTGTTGGCATAA
- the fusA gene encoding elongation factor G, with the protein MARKVALKDTRNIGIMAHIDAGKTTTTERILFYTGVNHKIGEVHEGAATMDYMEQEQERGITITSAATTAFWNGHRINIIDTPGHVDFTVEVERSLRVLDGSVAVFSAVDGVQPQSETVWRQADKYNVPRMAFLNKMDRVGADFDMCVNDIKEKLGGNGVPIQLPIGAEDNFEGIIDLVTMKEYLFKDETMGADYEVVDIRAELADAAQEAREHMIESVVETDDELMEKYFGGEEITEDEIKRALRVATIAGTVVPVLCGTAFKNKGIQPLLDAVVAYMPSPVDINGGKVNGTDPKTEEPIQRTISDDEPFSALAFKIITDPFVGRLSFFRVYSGVLEKGSYVLNSTKGKKERMGRLLQMHANKREELDIVYSGDIAAAVGLKDTTTGDTLCAENAPIILEKMEFPDTVIQIAVEPKTKADQEKMGTALSKLAEEDPTFKVTTNQETGQTLISGMGELHLEIIVDRMKREFKVEANVGKPQVAYRETINGATDVEEKYAKQSGGRGQYGHVKMKVEANHGKGYEFINEITGGAIPREYIPAVDKGIQEALEAGVVAGYPVQDIKVTLYDGSYHEVDSSEMAFKIAGSMAIKKGLRAANPVLLEPIFKVEVTTPEEYMGDVIGDLNSRRGQVSGMTDRNNAKIIDAEVPLSQMFGYATDLRSKTQGRASYSMEFEKYVEVPKNIAQQVIDERQGK; encoded by the coding sequence ATGGCAAGAAAAGTTGCTTTGAAGGATACTAGAAATATTGGTATCATGGCACATATAGATGCTGGAAAAACAACTACTACTGAAAGAATCTTGTTTTATACAGGAGTAAACCATAAAATTGGAGAAGTTCACGAAGGAGCTGCTACGATGGATTACATGGAACAAGAACAAGAAAGAGGAATCACAATTACATCAGCTGCAACAACAGCATTCTGGAACGGACATAGAATTAATATAATAGATACACCAGGCCACGTTGACTTTACAGTTGAAGTAGAAAGATCGTTAAGAGTATTAGATGGATCTGTTGCTGTATTCTCGGCAGTTGACGGGGTTCAACCGCAATCAGAAACTGTTTGGAGACAAGCAGATAAATATAACGTACCAAGAATGGCATTTTTAAACAAAATGGATAGAGTCGGTGCAGACTTTGATATGTGTGTAAACGATATTAAAGAAAAATTAGGTGGAAATGGTGTACCAATTCAATTACCAATTGGTGCAGAAGATAATTTTGAAGGAATTATCGATCTAGTAACAATGAAGGAATATTTATTTAAAGATGAAACTATGGGAGCTGACTATGAAGTAGTTGATATAAGAGCTGAATTAGCTGATGCTGCTCAAGAAGCTAGAGAACATATGATTGAATCTGTAGTTGAAACTGATGATGAATTGATGGAAAAATACTTTGGTGGAGAAGAAATTACTGAAGATGAAATTAAAAGAGCATTAAGAGTTGCTACAATTGCAGGAACTGTTGTACCCGTATTGTGTGGAACAGCATTCAAAAATAAAGGAATTCAACCATTACTTGATGCAGTAGTTGCCTACATGCCGTCACCAGTAGATATTAATGGAGGAAAAGTAAATGGTACTGATCCTAAAACTGAAGAACCTATCCAAAGAACAATTTCAGATGATGAGCCATTCTCAGCATTGGCATTTAAAATCATCACAGATCCATTCGTTGGAAGATTATCATTCTTTAGAGTTTATTCAGGAGTATTGGAAAAAGGATCTTATGTATTAAACTCAACTAAAGGTAAAAAAGAAAGAATGGGAAGATTGCTTCAAATGCACGCTAACAAGAGAGAAGAACTTGATATAGTTTATTCTGGAGATATTGCAGCTGCAGTTGGATTAAAAGATACTACAACTGGAGATACATTGTGTGCTGAAAATGCTCCAATTATCCTAGAAAAAATGGAATTTCCTGATACAGTTATTCAAATAGCTGTTGAACCTAAAACAAAAGCTGACCAAGAAAAAATGGGGACAGCACTTTCAAAACTTGCTGAAGAAGATCCAACATTTAAAGTTACAACTAACCAAGAAACTGGTCAAACATTGATTTCAGGAATGGGAGAATTACATTTGGAAATCATCGTAGATAGAATGAAACGTGAATTTAAAGTAGAAGCAAACGTTGGTAAACCACAAGTTGCTTATAGAGAAACAATTAATGGCGCAACAGATGTTGAAGAAAAATATGCTAAACAATCTGGAGGACGTGGACAATATGGACATGTTAAGATGAAAGTTGAAGCTAACCATGGAAAAGGATATGAATTTATTAATGAAATTACTGGAGGAGCTATTCCAAGAGAATATATTCCAGCAGTAGATAAAGGAATACAAGAAGCGTTAGAAGCTGGGGTTGTTGCAGGATACCCAGTTCAAGATATAAAAGTTACATTATATGATGGATCTTACCATGAAGTAGATTCATCAGAAATGGCATTTAAAATTGCAGGATCTATGGCAATCAAAAAAGGACTTAGAGCTGCTAACCCAGTATTATTGGAACCAATCTTCAAAGTAGAAGTTACTACTCCAGAAGAATACATGGGAGATGTTATTGGTGACTTAAACTCAAGAAGAGGACAAGTTTCAGGAATGACTGACAGAAATAATGCAAAAATTATTGATGCAGAAGTACCTTTATCACAAATGTTCGGTTATGCAACTGACTTGAGATCAAAAACACAAGGAAGAGCATCTTATTCAATGGAATTTGAAAAATATGTAGAAGTTCCAAAAAATATTGCTCAACAAGTAATTGATGAAAGACAAGGGAAATAG
- the rplB gene encoding 50S ribosomal protein L2 translates to MPIKKLKPMTSGTRHMSILVNKDLDKVRPEKSLVEPLSSSYGIDNYGHRTGRNRHKGHKRLYRVIDWKRNKIGVPAKVATLEYDPNRTANIALLHYVDGEKRYILAPNGLKKGDVVLAGEGADIKPGNALKLKDLPVGTVIHNVELMPGKGGQLARSAGTAARLVAKEGTYCHVELPSGELRLIHKECMATVGAVGNSEHSLVSLGKAGRNRHLGRKPHVRGSVMNPVDHPHGGGEGRSPIGRKSPVTPWGKPTLGKKTRGKKPSDKFIVRGRKK, encoded by the coding sequence ATGCCAATAAAAAAATTAAAACCGATGACTAGTGGGACACGGCATATGTCGATATTAGTTAATAAGGACTTAGATAAAGTAAGACCTGAGAAATCTTTAGTTGAGCCATTAAGTTCATCTTATGGGATTGACAACTATGGACATAGAACAGGTAGAAACAGACATAAAGGACACAAAAGATTATATAGAGTAATCGACTGGAAAAGAAATAAAATTGGAGTGCCAGCAAAAGTTGCAACTCTTGAATATGATCCAAATAGAACTGCAAACATCGCATTGTTACATTATGTTGATGGAGAAAAAAGATATATCTTGGCTCCAAATGGACTTAAAAAAGGTGATGTTGTATTAGCAGGAGAAGGTGCGGACATTAAACCTGGAAATGCATTGAAATTAAAAGACTTGCCAGTAGGGACAGTTATTCACAATGTAGAACTTATGCCTGGTAAAGGTGGACAGTTGGCAAGATCTGCAGGAACAGCTGCAAGACTTGTCGCAAAAGAAGGAACTTACTGCCACGTGGAATTACCATCTGGAGAATTAAGACTGATTCACAAAGAATGTATGGCAACAGTTGGAGCAGTAGGAAATTCTGAACATTCATTAGTATCATTAGGAAAAGCTGGAAGAAATAGACACTTAGGAAGAAAACCTCACGTTAGAGGATCTGTAATGAACCCTGTGGATCACCCACACGGAGGAGGAGAAGGAAGATCTCCAATAGGTAGAAAATCACCAGTTACACCTTGGGGTAAACCTACACTCGGTAAGAAAACTAGAGGTAAAAAACCTAGTGATAAATTCATTGTTAGAGGAAGAAAAAAATAA
- the rpsL gene encoding 30S ribosomal protein S12 has product MPTINQLVRFGRSTTEKKKKSPALKGNPQKRGVCVRVYTTTPKKPNSALRKVARVKLVNGIEVTAYIPGIGHNLQEHSIVLLRGGRTKDLPGVRYKIIRGALDTAGVVNRKQGRSRYGAKKG; this is encoded by the coding sequence ATGCCTACTATTAATCAATTAGTAAGATTTGGTAGAAGTACAACTGAGAAAAAGAAAAAATCACCTGCATTGAAAGGTAATCCACAAAAAAGAGGGGTTTGTGTAAGAGTATATACAACTACACCTAAAAAGCCTAATTCGGCCTTAAGAAAGGTAGCAAGGGTTAAATTAGTAAATGGAATCGAAGTTACTGCTTATATTCCAGGAATCGGACACAACTTGCAAGAACATAGTATCGTTCTTTTAAGAGGAGGAAGAACAAAAGATTTGCCAGGGGTTAGATATAAAATAATCAGAGGAGCATTAGATACAGCAGGAGTTGTAAACAGAAAACAAGGTAGATCAAGATACGGAGCGAAAAAAGGGTAA
- the rplW gene encoding 50S ribosomal protein L23: MHITDIIKKPVINTEKARILLENNEYVFIVDKRANKLQIKDAVEKLFNVKVQGVNTLNIKPKNKRFRMSMYKTSAIKKAIVKLKAGESITAYEG; the protein is encoded by the coding sequence ATGCATATTACTGATATTATCAAAAAACCTGTAATTAATACAGAAAAAGCTAGAATTTTACTAGAAAATAATGAATATGTTTTCATTGTAGATAAAAGAGCAAATAAACTTCAAATTAAAGATGCGGTTGAAAAATTGTTCAATGTAAAAGTTCAAGGTGTAAATACTTTAAACATCAAACCAAAAAACAAAAGATTCAGAATGTCAATGTATAAAACATCTGCTATCAAAAAAGCAATTGTTAAATTAAAGGCTGGAGAATCAATTACAGCTTATGAAGGATAA
- the rplP gene encoding 50S ribosomal protein L16 yields the protein MLIPKRTKYRKQFRGKMGGVATKGNKVDFGEFGLAAKEFGWITSRQIEACRVTINRTFKREGKIWIRIFPDKPYTKRPEGTRMGKGKGNAEGWVAVVKKDKVMFEVGGVSEEKAKEALRKAGHKLPIKVKFVRKEEVGGDK from the coding sequence ATGTTAATACCTAAAAGAACGAAATATAGAAAACAGTTCAGAGGAAAAATGGGTGGTGTAGCAACTAAAGGAAACAAAGTTGATTTTGGTGAATTTGGACTTGCCGCTAAAGAATTTGGTTGGATTACTTCAAGACAAATTGAGGCTTGTAGGGTAACAATCAACAGAACGTTTAAAAGAGAAGGTAAAATTTGGATTAGAATATTCCCTGATAAACCTTATACTAAAAGACCTGAAGGAACAAGAATGGGTAAAGGTAAAGGTAATGCAGAAGGTTGGGTAGCAGTAGTTAAAAAAGATAAAGTAATGTTTGAAGTTGGCGGAGTATCTGAAGAAAAAGCCAAAGAAGCATTAAGAAAAGCTGGACATAAACTACCTATAAAAGTTAAATTTGTTAGAAAAGAAGAAGTAGGTGGTGATAAGTAA